One segment of Synechococcus sp. A15-24 DNA contains the following:
- a CDS encoding DUF2839 domain-containing protein: MGEARRRSAQGLPPRQPKKGASPKDTSPRIVSWIPLTRNQAQQFVAVTTRGAWIGIGAMVVFWVTVRFIGPAAGWWTLADTP; the protein is encoded by the coding sequence ATGGGAGAAGCTCGCCGACGGTCGGCCCAGGGCCTGCCACCACGCCAACCCAAGAAGGGTGCGTCCCCGAAGGACACCTCCCCACGGATCGTGTCCTGGATCCCCCTGACCCGGAATCAAGCCCAGCAGTTTGTGGCGGTCACCACTCGTGGGGCATGGATCGGCATCGGCGCAATGGTCGTGTTCTGGGTGACGGTGCGCTTCATCGGACCTGCCGCGGGCTGGTGGACCCTGGCGGACACCCCCTGA
- the recA gene encoding recombinase RecA: MPAEMKSAASGSDPRSSGERDKALNLVLGQIERNFGKGSIMRLGDASRMRVETISTGALTLDLALGGGYPKGRVVEIYGPESSGKTTLTLHAIAEVQKRGGVAAFVDAEHALDPVYAASLGVDVENLLVSQPDTGEMALEIVDQLVRSAAVDIVVIDSVAALTPRAEIEGEMGDLAVGSQARLMSQAMRKITGNIGKSGCTVIFLNQLRLKIGVTYGNPETTTGGNALKFYASVRLDIRRIQTLKKGTEEFGIRAKVKVAKNKVAPPFRIAEFDILFGRGISTLGCLLDLAEETGVVIRKGAWYSYEGDNIGQGRDNTITWMEENPEAAITIEQLVRQKLTEGSEVKANSMKPLAAAARTAAAAAPKASADEAAA; the protein is encoded by the coding sequence ATGCCTGCAGAGATGAAATCCGCCGCTTCCGGTTCCGATCCCCGTTCCTCCGGCGAGCGCGACAAGGCGCTGAATCTGGTGCTTGGCCAGATCGAGCGCAACTTCGGCAAGGGGTCGATCATGCGCCTTGGCGATGCCTCCCGGATGCGGGTGGAAACCATCTCCACCGGTGCCCTCACCCTTGATCTGGCCCTTGGCGGTGGCTACCCCAAGGGACGTGTGGTTGAGATCTACGGACCGGAGAGCTCCGGTAAGACGACCCTCACCCTGCATGCCATCGCAGAAGTGCAGAAGCGCGGCGGTGTGGCTGCCTTCGTCGACGCTGAGCATGCCCTCGACCCGGTTTACGCCGCCTCCCTCGGCGTTGATGTGGAAAATCTGCTGGTGTCCCAGCCAGATACCGGCGAGATGGCGCTGGAGATCGTCGATCAGCTGGTGCGCTCAGCGGCGGTAGACATCGTTGTGATCGACTCAGTGGCCGCCCTGACGCCGCGGGCTGAGATCGAAGGTGAGATGGGAGATCTGGCGGTTGGAAGTCAGGCTCGTCTGATGAGTCAGGCGATGCGGAAGATCACCGGCAACATCGGCAAGTCCGGTTGCACCGTGATCTTCCTCAACCAGTTGCGCCTCAAGATCGGCGTCACCTACGGCAACCCTGAAACCACCACGGGTGGCAATGCGTTGAAGTTCTATGCCTCCGTTCGACTGGACATCCGTCGGATCCAGACGCTGAAGAAAGGAACGGAGGAATTCGGGATCCGGGCGAAGGTCAAGGTCGCCAAGAACAAGGTGGCTCCGCCGTTCCGCATCGCTGAGTTCGACATCCTGTTCGGCCGCGGCATCAGCACCCTCGGTTGTCTGCTGGATCTGGCGGAAGAAACCGGTGTGGTGATCCGCAAGGGAGCCTGGTACAGCTACGAGGGCGACAACATCGGCCAGGGGCGGGATAACACCATCACCTGGATGGAAGAGAACCCTGAAGCCGCCATCACGATCGAGCAGCTCGTGCGTCAGAAGCTCACCGAGGGATCTGAAGTGAAGGCCAACTCGATGAAACCGCTTGCAGCAGCGGCTCGCACGGCAGCGGCCGCGGCCCCGAAGGCCTCGGCGGATGAGGCGGCGGCCTGA
- the crtD gene encoding C-3',4' desaturase CrtD, with protein MTSTGVIVIGGGIAGLTAAALLAKQGLPVTLLEAHHQPGGCAGTFRRGPWTFDVGATQVAGLEPGGSHARLLQHLGLPLPEAEILDPGCVVDLGDGSEPIPLWHNPERWNAERRRQFPGSDAFWRLCELIHRSNWGFAGRDPVVTPRSLWDLRQLVSALRPITVASGLLTGLTMADLLGLCGCGDDPRLRRFLDLQLKLYSQEPADRTAALYGATVLQIAQAPLGLWHLQGSMQVLSDQLVQAIETQGGRVLMRHRVTALEPTDQGWRVVVDSPTGRDQIHMAADLVCSLPPQCLLELIPEAVMTRGYRQRLSQLPEPSGALVLYGAVRREVLPSACPGHLQRGSHDPGSLFVSISREGDGRAPAGQATLIASVFTPTADWCSLEEEPYQARKSECLDAMRRELNHWLDLQPQDWLHVELATPRGFAGWTGRPRGIVGGLGQHPSRFGPFGLAGRSPMAGLWLCGDSLHPGEGTAGVSLSALNACRQLVAARGGELQLRG; from the coding sequence TTGACGTCAACCGGTGTGATCGTGATCGGTGGCGGCATCGCCGGGCTAACCGCAGCGGCGCTGCTGGCCAAGCAGGGGCTGCCGGTGACGCTGCTGGAGGCACATCACCAGCCGGGGGGCTGTGCCGGCACCTTCCGCCGAGGGCCGTGGACCTTTGACGTGGGCGCCACCCAGGTGGCCGGGCTCGAACCGGGCGGCAGCCACGCCCGTCTGCTGCAGCATCTGGGCCTGCCCCTACCGGAAGCCGAGATCCTCGATCCTGGCTGCGTGGTGGACCTCGGGGATGGCTCCGAGCCCATCCCCCTCTGGCATAACCCCGAGCGCTGGAACGCCGAACGCCGTCGCCAGTTTCCCGGCAGCGACGCCTTCTGGCGCCTCTGTGAGCTGATCCATCGCAGCAACTGGGGCTTCGCCGGTCGTGATCCGGTGGTCACGCCGCGCTCCCTCTGGGACCTGCGCCAACTGGTTTCCGCCCTGCGCCCGATCACCGTGGCGTCGGGTCTGCTGACGGGCCTGACCATGGCCGACCTGCTCGGCCTTTGCGGTTGCGGCGACGACCCGCGCCTGCGACGGTTTCTCGACCTCCAGCTCAAGCTGTATTCCCAAGAGCCCGCGGACCGGACCGCAGCGCTCTACGGCGCCACGGTGCTACAGATAGCCCAGGCACCCCTGGGGCTCTGGCATCTGCAGGGCTCCATGCAGGTTCTCAGCGATCAGCTGGTGCAGGCGATCGAAACCCAGGGCGGCCGCGTGCTGATGCGCCATCGGGTCACCGCCCTCGAGCCCACCGACCAGGGCTGGCGGGTGGTGGTGGACAGTCCCACCGGCCGTGATCAGATCCACATGGCCGCCGATCTGGTCTGCAGCCTGCCGCCCCAGTGCTTGCTGGAGCTGATCCCCGAGGCCGTGATGACCAGGGGTTACCGGCAACGCCTGAGCCAGCTGCCGGAACCCAGTGGCGCCCTGGTGCTCTACGGCGCGGTGCGACGGGAGGTATTACCCAGCGCCTGCCCGGGCCATCTGCAACGGGGATCCCACGATCCAGGCTCCCTGTTCGTTTCGATCAGCCGCGAGGGTGACGGACGGGCACCGGCGGGTCAGGCCACCCTCATCGCCAGCGTGTTCACCCCCACCGCGGACTGGTGCAGCCTCGAGGAGGAGCCGTACCAGGCCCGCAAAAGCGAGTGCCTGGACGCCATGCGACGGGAGCTCAACCACTGGCTTGATCTGCAGCCCCAGGACTGGTTGCACGTGGAATTGGCCACCCCCCGGGGATTCGCCGGTTGGACCGGGCGACCGCGGGGGATAGTGGGGGGACTCGGCCAGCATCCGAGCCGCTTCGGACCCTTCGGTCTGGCGGGCCGCTCGCCGATGGCAGGGCTCTGGCTCTGCGGCGACAGCCTCCACCCCGGAGAAGGAACGGCAGGCGTCAGCCTTTCAGCCCTCAATGCCTGTCGGCAGCTGGTGGCAGCGCGCGGCGGCGAGCTGCAGCTCAGGGGTTGA
- a CDS encoding helicase, with translation MLEAQAHSHLKTLLQQGESNWPHHLTLSRLVGRSLRRGDRTLLRLAPNQRERWWLGLLMPLCLQPSSAVLVLTAQQRQRLLQVERPRLARQGFRLACWEGSTPPPQDQLWLLDHAGMIQAHRNDLLGDRQLLLPGIDQLSEQLRRCMAIRLDASHWEQLRLALPQAEKPLLELHERLSRQLFREAPRVDACIRLDNSACQSLRDLLGVMGPCPSPWSELLACDPREWGNWAELDHTMLQWSWCLEPLEPLQQLQGLLSQRPTLMLSDSGDSARLEQELQEANASPTVTAVLREAELEEPLPLFAPRRQPLPNTEIYAEHLLEQSRRLILGRPGLTVLLLDDPSLRRSLTASLAAEFGTRVQDECTAPEVNGVISGSWSWWLQHLDQLPEPEQIIIGLLPIASLTSPITAARVERLKSQGADWFRSLLLPEALRQIPAAVAPLRRSGGRLAVLDGRLWGRSWGDQVLQRLEPWRPLQRLLPD, from the coding sequence ATGCTTGAAGCCCAGGCCCACAGTCACCTGAAGACACTGCTGCAGCAGGGTGAATCGAACTGGCCCCATCACCTGACCCTCAGCCGGCTGGTGGGTCGCAGCCTGAGACGTGGCGACAGGACCCTGCTGCGTCTGGCACCGAATCAACGGGAACGCTGGTGGCTGGGGCTGCTGATGCCGCTGTGTCTGCAACCCAGCAGCGCCGTGCTCGTGCTCACAGCGCAACAGCGGCAGCGACTGCTGCAGGTGGAACGTCCGCGCCTGGCCCGCCAGGGATTCCGACTGGCCTGCTGGGAGGGCAGCACCCCGCCGCCGCAGGATCAGCTCTGGCTGCTGGACCATGCCGGCATGATTCAGGCTCACCGCAATGACCTGCTGGGTGATCGTCAGTTGCTGTTGCCAGGCATCGATCAGCTCAGCGAACAGCTGCGGCGGTGCATGGCCATCCGTTTGGATGCAAGCCACTGGGAACAGTTGCGTCTGGCCCTACCCCAGGCCGAAAAGCCATTGCTGGAGTTGCATGAACGGCTCAGCAGACAACTGTTCCGGGAAGCGCCACGGGTTGACGCCTGCATTCGACTGGACAACAGCGCCTGCCAGAGCCTGCGGGATCTGCTGGGGGTGATGGGGCCCTGTCCATCCCCCTGGTCTGAATTGCTGGCCTGCGATCCCCGCGAGTGGGGCAACTGGGCCGAGCTGGATCACACGATGCTGCAGTGGAGCTGGTGCCTGGAACCACTGGAGCCCCTGCAGCAACTGCAGGGGCTGCTGAGCCAGCGGCCGACGCTGATGCTGAGCGACAGCGGGGACAGCGCCCGGCTGGAACAGGAACTGCAGGAGGCGAATGCCTCGCCCACGGTGACCGCGGTGCTGCGGGAGGCCGAACTGGAGGAGCCACTGCCGTTGTTTGCCCCCAGGCGTCAGCCCTTACCGAACACGGAGATCTATGCCGAGCATCTGCTGGAGCAAAGCCGGCGACTGATCCTGGGTCGCCCGGGCCTCACGGTGCTGCTGCTCGACGACCCCAGCCTGCGCCGTTCCCTCACGGCATCGCTGGCCGCCGAATTCGGCACCCGAGTTCAGGATGAGTGCACTGCACCGGAAGTCAACGGGGTGATCAGCGGCAGCTGGAGCTGGTGGTTGCAGCACCTTGACCAGTTGCCTGAGCCGGAGCAGATCATCATCGGCCTGCTGCCGATCGCCAGCCTCACCAGCCCGATCACAGCCGCTCGGGTGGAACGGTTGAAATCCCAGGGTGCGGACTGGTTCCGCTCCCTGCTGTTGCCGGAAGCACTGCGCCAGATCCCTGCCGCAGTCGCACCCCTGCGCCGATCTGGAGGCAGGCTTGCGGTGCTGGATGGCCGCCTGTGGGGGCGGAGCTGGGGCGATCAGGTGCTGCAACGGCTTGAACCCTGGCGACCGCTTCAACGTCTTCTGCCTGACTGA
- the rplC gene encoding 50S ribosomal protein L3: MSIGILGKKLGMSQFFDEQGRAVPVTLIEAGPCRITQLKSSDIDGYAAVQIGFGDTREKLINKPAKGHLNKTGETLLRHLREYRVDGLDGFELGGSITVGDFEAGQKVDVSGDTIGRGFSGYQKRHGFSRGPMTHGSKNHREPGSIGPGTTPGRIYPGKRMAGRYGGKKITTRGLTILKVDSERNLLVVKGSVPGKPGALLNIRPALRVGAKPAKGGQ; the protein is encoded by the coding sequence ATGTCAATTGGCATTCTCGGGAAGAAGCTGGGCATGTCCCAGTTCTTCGACGAGCAGGGCAGAGCCGTCCCCGTCACCTTGATCGAGGCCGGTCCCTGCCGCATCACCCAACTCAAAAGCAGCGACATCGATGGCTACGCCGCGGTGCAGATCGGCTTTGGCGACACCCGCGAAAAGCTGATCAACAAGCCTGCCAAGGGTCACCTCAACAAAACCGGTGAAACACTCCTCCGCCACCTGCGTGAATACCGCGTTGATGGCCTGGACGGTTTCGAATTGGGCGGATCGATCACCGTCGGTGATTTCGAAGCCGGCCAGAAGGTTGATGTCAGCGGTGACACGATCGGCCGTGGTTTCTCCGGTTATCAGAAACGCCACGGTTTCAGCCGTGGACCGATGACCCACGGTTCCAAGAACCACCGCGAGCCCGGTTCGATCGGACCCGGCACCACACCTGGTCGCATCTACCCCGGCAAGCGCATGGCCGGTCGCTACGGCGGCAAGAAGATCACCACCCGCGGCCTGACCATCCTCAAGGTGGACAGCGAGCGCAACCTGCTTGTGGTGAAAGGGTCGGTCCCCGGCAAGCCGGGCGCCCTGCTGAACATCCGACCCGCCCTGCGGGTGGGTGCCAAGCCCGCCAAAGGAGGACAGTGA
- a CDS encoding DUF1815 family protein → MFPRLAEHYRSVVQDLVMSLQALASGLKACGMTASCYSCGDGEDAHGASFVSDLGDGHVVRFLVSDFGISWVESRNGHELVKLEGAEAIQELQRMTEMLHQSRGADSTASQLSAPSPA, encoded by the coding sequence ATGTTCCCCCGTCTCGCCGAGCACTACCGCTCTGTGGTTCAGGATCTCGTGATGAGCCTGCAAGCACTGGCCTCCGGCCTGAAAGCCTGCGGCATGACCGCCAGTTGCTACTCCTGCGGTGATGGCGAGGATGCCCATGGCGCGTCGTTCGTCTCCGACCTCGGCGATGGCCACGTGGTGCGTTTCCTCGTGTCCGATTTCGGTATCAGCTGGGTGGAGTCCCGCAACGGCCACGAGCTGGTGAAGCTGGAAGGCGCCGAAGCCATCCAGGAACTGCAGCGAATGACCGAAATGCTGCACCAAAGCCGGGGTGCGGACAGCACAGCAAGCCAACTGTCCGCTCCATCCCCGGCCTGA
- a CDS encoding AAA family ATPase translates to MTTQRITDDLERLLALLPDPVRDALRPPERRDQLLEVVLDLGRVPEARYPGQAVALGEVALTRDDLDAMVARLGCFGADNRAGIERTLHRISAIRNRRGDVVGLTCRVGRAVFGTVALVRDLLDGGQSLLLMGRPGVGKTTALREIARVLADDLQRRVVVIDTSNEIAGDGDIPHPAIGRARRMQVARPEHQHQVMIEAVENHMPEVIVIDEIGTELEAQAARTIAERGVMLVATAHGNALANLIKNPTLSDLVGGIQSVTLGDDEARRRRSQKTVLERAAEPTFPVAVEMHSRQRWAVHTDVASTVDQLLRGLPPRIQERELAADGAVRLVDPPDERRPRLLAQPGLQSRPALAAVPMPPPAEPPLPDPEEEVDPASDDLQVLCCGITPQLVDESTRRHGWPVQVVEDLSDADVVLSIRQGLGRQPSLRRQARELKVPILVIKADTLPQVERALERLLSRREGMDQEEPGPVSGDGQDDELAGLEECRLAVEQVVMPQGRPVELLPRSERVRRMQADLVERYRLRSDVFGQAEQCRLRVFPP, encoded by the coding sequence ATGACCACACAACGGATCACAGACGATCTCGAGCGGTTGTTGGCTCTGCTCCCCGATCCGGTGCGTGACGCTCTTCGCCCGCCAGAGCGCCGGGACCAGCTGCTCGAGGTGGTGCTGGATCTGGGACGTGTCCCTGAGGCGCGTTACCCCGGCCAGGCGGTGGCCCTTGGTGAGGTTGCCCTCACCCGCGACGACCTAGACGCCATGGTGGCTCGGCTGGGTTGTTTCGGTGCAGACAATCGCGCCGGAATCGAGCGGACCCTGCATCGGATCAGCGCCATCCGCAATCGCCGGGGGGATGTGGTCGGCCTGACCTGCAGGGTCGGTCGTGCGGTCTTCGGCACCGTGGCCCTGGTTCGGGATTTGCTGGATGGAGGTCAGTCCCTGCTGCTGATGGGGCGCCCAGGCGTCGGAAAGACCACCGCCTTGCGTGAGATTGCGCGCGTGCTGGCGGATGACCTGCAACGACGGGTCGTGGTGATCGACACCAGCAACGAAATCGCCGGTGACGGCGACATCCCCCATCCCGCCATCGGTCGGGCCCGTCGGATGCAGGTGGCCAGGCCTGAACACCAGCATCAGGTGATGATCGAGGCGGTGGAGAACCACATGCCCGAGGTCATCGTCATCGACGAGATCGGGACGGAGCTGGAGGCCCAGGCGGCCCGCACGATTGCCGAACGGGGCGTGATGCTGGTGGCCACGGCCCATGGCAATGCCCTGGCCAATCTGATCAAGAACCCCACACTCAGCGATCTCGTGGGCGGCATTCAATCGGTGACCCTCGGGGACGATGAAGCCCGGCGACGGCGCAGTCAGAAGACGGTGCTCGAGCGCGCTGCCGAGCCCACGTTCCCCGTGGCGGTGGAGATGCACAGTCGTCAGCGCTGGGCGGTGCATACGGATGTGGCCTCCACGGTGGACCAGTTGCTGCGCGGCCTCCCGCCCCGGATCCAGGAGCGGGAGCTGGCAGCCGACGGCGCTGTTCGGTTGGTGGATCCACCGGACGAGCGGCGTCCTCGCCTGCTGGCACAGCCTGGGCTGCAGAGTCGGCCTGCTTTGGCGGCTGTGCCGATGCCACCGCCCGCTGAACCACCGTTACCCGACCCAGAGGAGGAGGTCGATCCCGCCAGCGACGACCTCCAGGTGCTCTGTTGCGGGATCACACCGCAACTGGTGGACGAGTCGACCCGGCGCCATGGATGGCCCGTGCAGGTGGTGGAGGATCTCTCCGATGCGGATGTGGTGTTGAGCATCCGTCAGGGACTGGGGCGTCAGCCGTCGCTGCGGCGGCAGGCCCGTGAGCTGAAGGTGCCGATCCTGGTGATCAAGGCCGACACACTGCCCCAGGTGGAGCGTGCGCTGGAACGGTTGCTCAGTCGGCGCGAGGGCATGGATCAGGAGGAGCCAGGTCCCGTTTCCGGGGACGGCCAGGACGACGAACTGGCGGGCCTCGAGGAGTGTCGGTTGGCCGTGGAGCAGGTGGTGATGCCGCAGGGCCGGCCCGTGGAACTATTGCCGCGATCCGAGCGGGTGCGCCGGATGCAGGCCGATCTTGTGGAGCGTTACCGGCTGCGTAGTGATGTCTTCGGCCAGGCCGAACAATGCCGATTGCGTGTGTTCCCCCCCTGA
- a CDS encoding NAD(P)H-quinone oxidoreductase subunit N codes for MPLLLTGRTFRRDLEAHGCLAVHAPLEGGAETRLLRRLRGAGYRTRLWSARGLGDPEVFLTQKHGIRPPHLGHQSVGRGAAVGEVQEVVPQLGDLLDGDAQVALWLLEGQVLSQSELRSLCDLCSREPRLRIIVEMGGARSLRWQPMSGLLAS; via the coding sequence ATGCCTCTGCTTCTCACCGGCCGGACATTCCGCCGTGATCTCGAAGCCCATGGTTGTCTGGCCGTTCATGCGCCTTTGGAAGGCGGTGCCGAAACCAGGTTGTTGCGACGGTTGCGCGGTGCCGGCTATCGCACTCGACTCTGGTCAGCCCGTGGCCTGGGCGATCCGGAGGTGTTCCTGACGCAGAAGCACGGCATCCGTCCCCCACATCTGGGACATCAAAGCGTCGGTCGTGGTGCTGCTGTCGGTGAGGTCCAGGAGGTGGTGCCGCAGCTGGGTGATCTGCTCGATGGTGACGCCCAGGTGGCGCTTTGGCTTCTTGAGGGGCAAGTGCTCTCGCAATCAGAACTGCGCTCTCTCTGCGATCTCTGCAGTCGCGAACCACGCCTGCGCATCATCGTGGAGATGGGTGGAGCCAGGAGCCTGCGATGGCAGCCGATGAGCGGCCTGCTGGCCAGCTGA
- a CDS encoding prephenate/arogenate dehydrogenase — MDTGPLSGMGVDSGCVGIVGLGLIGGSIGLDLRAQGIKVQGLVHRSSTAERAMERGLVSAVSTDPACLACCDLVILALPIPALLRPNSELLEALPAEAVVTDVGSVKQPVLEVWNGRHPRFVASHPMAGTAQAGVEAGQRDLFQGRPWIATPDVKTDAAALAVVEDLARRLGSRWFTAAAAQHDQAVALISHMPVLVSAALLRAAGDERDPEIRTLAQALASSGFADTSRVGGGNPDLGVAMASSNREAVLKALAAYRWSLEQLEDAVIKTNWDQLHKELTRTQHLRPGFLDASAELNP; from the coding sequence ATGGACACAGGACCGTTGAGCGGCATGGGTGTGGATTCGGGCTGCGTTGGCATCGTCGGTCTGGGCCTGATCGGTGGATCGATTGGCTTGGATCTGCGCGCTCAGGGCATCAAGGTGCAAGGCCTGGTCCACCGTTCTTCAACAGCAGAACGGGCGATGGAGCGGGGACTGGTCAGCGCGGTGAGCACCGATCCCGCCTGCCTGGCCTGCTGCGACCTGGTGATCCTGGCGTTACCGATTCCGGCGCTGCTCAGGCCGAATTCGGAATTGCTGGAGGCCCTGCCGGCTGAGGCGGTGGTCACCGATGTCGGTTCGGTGAAACAACCGGTGCTGGAGGTGTGGAACGGCCGTCACCCACGTTTTGTGGCCAGCCACCCCATGGCGGGAACGGCGCAGGCCGGGGTGGAGGCAGGCCAGCGCGATCTGTTCCAGGGGCGCCCCTGGATTGCCACTCCGGATGTCAAGACCGATGCGGCGGCACTGGCGGTGGTGGAAGACCTGGCCAGGCGACTCGGCAGCCGTTGGTTCACGGCCGCCGCCGCCCAACACGACCAGGCGGTGGCCCTGATCTCCCACATGCCGGTGTTGGTCAGCGCTGCTCTGTTGCGGGCCGCCGGCGATGAACGCGACCCTGAGATCCGCACCTTGGCCCAGGCCCTGGCCTCCAGTGGTTTCGCCGACACCAGCCGCGTCGGTGGCGGCAACCCCGACCTAGGGGTGGCCATGGCCAGCAGCAACCGTGAGGCGGTGCTCAAGGCCCTGGCGGCCTACCGCTGGAGTCTCGAGCAGCTGGAGGATGCCGTGATCAAAACCAACTGGGATCAGCTGCACAAGGAGCTGACCCGAACGCAGCACCTGCGTCCCGGGTTCCTGGATGCTTCGGCTGAACTCAACCCCTGA
- a CDS encoding LdpA C-terminal domain-containing domain codes for MAADERPAGQLSPHDALRRGHWVKLICGASNQDLPAIADLCAVYGAAGIDCVDVAADSAVVRAARQGLQWLDQLGMARPWLMVSVSDGRDAHFRKAWFDPARCPADCPRPCQRACPAEAIAAVGAVDKRLCYGCGRCLPSCPLGLIEERDHRLSSDAIAELLASMRPDAVEVHTAPGRSEAFDTLLAQLAVAGVPLQRLAVSCGLEGHALTPAALGQELWQRHSSLRRWGFSPLWQLDGRPMSGDVGAGAARVAVQLWRRMQPLAPPGPLQLAGGTNASTVQLLRPEERPAGVAFGGMARRLLMPLIHEAQAQGTSLRHWPEGWRAGLNLARSLVEPWRRRPGMERPC; via the coding sequence ATGGCAGCCGATGAGCGGCCTGCTGGCCAGCTGAGTCCTCACGACGCTCTGCGTCGTGGCCACTGGGTCAAGTTGATCTGTGGTGCCAGCAACCAGGACCTGCCTGCGATAGCGGATCTCTGTGCTGTGTACGGAGCAGCAGGCATTGATTGCGTTGATGTTGCCGCTGATTCGGCCGTGGTGAGAGCAGCTCGTCAGGGCTTGCAGTGGCTCGACCAGCTCGGCATGGCACGGCCTTGGCTGATGGTGAGCGTCAGCGATGGCCGTGACGCCCATTTCCGCAAGGCTTGGTTTGATCCCGCCCGTTGTCCGGCCGACTGTCCGCGACCGTGCCAGCGGGCCTGCCCTGCGGAGGCGATCGCAGCGGTGGGAGCGGTGGATAAGCGCCTTTGCTATGGCTGTGGTCGCTGTCTACCCAGCTGTCCGCTCGGTCTGATCGAAGAGCGTGACCACCGCCTCAGCTCCGACGCGATCGCTGAGCTGCTGGCGTCGATGCGCCCCGATGCGGTGGAAGTACACACCGCTCCGGGACGGAGTGAGGCCTTTGACACCCTGTTGGCGCAGCTGGCCGTCGCCGGAGTGCCGCTGCAGCGTTTGGCCGTCAGTTGCGGGTTGGAGGGCCATGCGCTGACTCCCGCTGCCCTTGGCCAGGAGCTGTGGCAACGACACAGCAGCCTGCGCCGTTGGGGATTCAGCCCGCTCTGGCAGCTGGATGGACGCCCGATGAGTGGTGATGTGGGAGCCGGAGCGGCCCGGGTCGCGGTGCAGCTGTGGCGCAGGATGCAGCCGCTGGCGCCGCCCGGACCGCTGCAGCTGGCCGGCGGCACCAATGCCAGCACAGTGCAGCTGTTGCGGCCTGAGGAGCGCCCTGCAGGCGTCGCCTTCGGGGGGATGGCTCGTCGTCTGCTGATGCCCTTGATTCACGAGGCGCAGGCCCAGGGCACGTCTCTGCGTCACTGGCCCGAGGGCTGGCGGGCTGGGCTGAACCTGGCCCGCTCTTTGGTGGAGCCATGGCGGCGACGGCCAGGGATGGAACGCCCCTGCTAG
- a CDS encoding HAD family hydrolase → MTAHSLLVFDFDGVIVDGMAEYWWSAWMAAQRLNAEPQGLGPDAVPQGFRRLRPWVHHGWEMVLLAAEMPQLDPERWVVDYEAEQAMALERRGWAASQLQEALDQTRQQAVSSDRAAWLGLHQPFPDLVDRLQAFQEEGVDWAVLTTKTAAFTAELLESLGLRPWRLDGREAGPKPEVLLRLQRERVLAGFVEDRRATLETVRDTDGLQSLPCWLASWGYLKPSDREDLPHGIQLIDPDRLATPLAQWP, encoded by the coding sequence ATGACGGCACACTCCCTTCTTGTCTTCGACTTTGACGGTGTGATCGTCGATGGCATGGCTGAGTACTGGTGGAGTGCCTGGATGGCAGCCCAGCGGCTCAATGCAGAGCCGCAGGGGCTCGGGCCTGATGCGGTGCCGCAGGGTTTCCGGCGGTTACGTCCCTGGGTCCATCACGGCTGGGAGATGGTGTTACTGGCCGCTGAAATGCCTCAGCTCGATCCCGAGCGTTGGGTTGTGGATTACGAGGCTGAGCAGGCCATGGCCCTGGAGCGGCGCGGCTGGGCCGCGTCTCAACTGCAGGAGGCCCTGGACCAGACGCGGCAGCAGGCTGTCAGCTCGGATCGTGCGGCCTGGCTTGGCTTGCATCAACCCTTTCCCGATCTCGTGGATCGATTGCAGGCGTTCCAGGAGGAGGGCGTGGATTGGGCCGTGCTCACCACCAAGACGGCAGCGTTCACCGCTGAGTTGCTGGAGAGCCTTGGGCTCAGGCCCTGGCGGCTGGATGGACGGGAGGCCGGTCCCAAGCCGGAGGTGCTGCTGAGACTCCAGCGTGAACGGGTGCTGGCAGGTTTTGTCGAGGATCGCCGTGCCACCCTCGAGACGGTGCGAGACACCGATGGTCTTCAGTCGCTGCCGTGCTGGCTGGCGAGCTGGGGATATCTCAAGCCTTCTGATCGCGAGGATCTCCCGCATGGAATCCAGCTGATTGACCCGGATCGACTGGCGACCCCCCTGGCGCAATGGCCCTGA